The DNA sequence AAACTCCTCAACGGGTTTTCCTCCAATAATATGTTTTTCTATAATAGTCTCCACATTTTCGGGCTTGAGGTGGCCGTAGTATTCACCACCGGGATATACAACAACGCTGGGGCCGAAGTTGCAGGCATCAATGCAGCCTGCTCGCTGTGCACGCACTTTGCCTTGTAATCCTTTATCACGCAGCACCCGTCGAAATTCAGCAACGAGTTCCATGCCCCGTTCTTGTCCGCAACAAACTTTGCCTTCAGCTTTTTGGTTGGCACAAATGAATATATGATAGTCGTAACGCATTATAGTAGTTAGCCCGCCGCGGCGGGCAGTAGTCAGTAGTCAGTGCCATGCGGCTTCAGCTACCGTTTCCTGTTTCCTGTTTACTGTTTACCGTTTACTGTTTCCTGTTTCCTGTTTACTGTCTACTGTTTCCTGTTTCCTGCCCGCCGCAGCGGGCTGATCACTGTTACTAATTATAAAAAAAACCCGCTACCGAAGCGGGCTGGTTGTGTTGGCAAATCCATTCATTTTACCTAACTATCTCGCATCTAACAAGACAGGTATCTTTTGAGTGCAATTAAAAATCGTCAACCGCACGGTTAATTTTTTTAGCTTCAGTCATTTCAAAATCGCTAGTGAATTCCACTGTCACGAAGTCTATACTTGGGTCATCGTAATCGGTGAGTGTAAGTCTTACTTCTTCTATATTATTCCAAATAAGTTCATAGGCATTGGTTAGATCAAATATTTGTGTAGCTTTTTCAAACTTAGTTTCCAAAATATATTTGATATCCGATTTTTGAGATTTCGGTATCACCAATCTCACTTTATTTAAACGGCCCGAAGCATTGAAAGAGTAGTATATGTTTTTGCACACAACAGTGCCGATTGTCATATCATCATCCTGCAAAGAATAGGCACAAGTATCTTCTTTTAATTTCGCTTTTACGAAAGTGGGGGCCATGCCGTTCACTTTAATAGAATCCTTAACCGAGCCCCATTTAATTTCACGAAACTTAGGACAGTTAAACGTGCTGGGCTTGATTTCCGCCGTTTTCTTTTTGTGCGATGTTGATGTTTGGGCCGAGATACCGCTACTAGCAAATAGCAATAATAAGAAGCATGAATATATTTTCTTCATAATGGTCGTATTTATATTTTTCAGTGGGCAAAAGTAAAGGGTATATTCGTTTGCAATATGATGAAGGCTTGATTGTTTTTCAACTAGGGGTTGTGATATGTCTATTTATAAGTACAAAGTATTTTAGAAACCTTTGGTGTTAGTGGATATTAAAGGTTTTTGTAAACATCCAAGAAGCTAATAATTTGAGTTGTAGGAAAAGTGTTTTATATTGCAGGTCTAATTATGAAGAACATAAAATATATACTAGGCATCATTGCTTGCTGTTTATGTTGCAATATATTAAATGCACAATTACTCATATTGGAAAAAACATACGGTAATGATAATTGGAATGCTTCAGGGATTGATTCCATTCAAACTTATGATGGTGGTTATTAATTGCAGGCTCAGGAGGAGACCCATTGGGTTTTTACTTTCTGAAAATTGATAAGAGCGGAGATACTATATAGACCAAATCATGCTTTAACGGTAGGTTGGTTGATTATACTTGTAGGTTTATTGCACAAGTTGCTGATGGCGGGTATATAGCTATAGGAATGGGCAGCGATGATTTCAAATGTATAGGCATTCATATTATATGATGGATGGTAAAGGTGATACTTTAAGGCATAAAACCTATGCTTGTTATGATTTTTCAAGCTTCGTTCGAGGTATCCCTGATGCGGGTTATATTATAACAGGTCAGAAATTAACCAATATTGGATATCAAGCTTATTTGCTAAAGTTAGATTCTGTGGGCGATAAACAGTGGGAGAACATATATGGGAGACCAGGAATGATCAATGGGATAGATGTGATTGTGACCAAAGATGGAAATTATATGATGGTTGGACGGAATAGTATGACTATGAAATTTAACGGAACAGACCAATATGGGGTTTATCTTGCCAAAGTAAAACCCAATGGAGATAGTATTTGGACAAAAACACTAAATTGTAAAGGCAATACCGTTGGTTCCAGAATAATGGAAACCATGAACGGAGGATAGGTGATAACAGGTACTACTGATAGTATAGGTAATA is a window from the Bacteroidota bacterium genome containing:
- a CDS encoding (2Fe-2S) ferredoxin domain-containing protein, producing the protein MRYDYHIFICANQKAEGKVCCGQERGMELVAEFRRVLRDKGLQGKVRAQRAGCIDACNFGPSVVVYPGGEYYGHLKPENVETIIEKHIIGGKPVEEFLITF